A part of Capsicum annuum cultivar UCD-10X-F1 unplaced genomic scaffold, UCD10Xv1.1 ctg81772, whole genome shotgun sequence genomic DNA contains:
- the LOC124895394 gene encoding uncharacterized protein LOC124895394, with amino-acid sequence MAKSYSKSEFHQLMEKVEVVNVRVKNYLELVGYDKWARSYAIVHRRWTLTSNITESINVALVSTRELPIYAFLEEVRLMFDRCNCKNRQKALYTLTNVIKNFKQFSNRMKQRVHVIPASEYVYTVHDKEKYFIVYLKEKKYSCHPFQLDEIPCVHACVVLDSKNLEKESYCSNLYKSKTVLRTYDLLVYPLPHKNDWVIPQKILEDVVLPSKYKWPPGRPAKKERGKSGKDMFGKKCKIVVVHVD; translated from the exons AtggcaaaatcatattcaaagtctgAATTTCACCAGTTAATGGAGAAAGTGGAGGTAGTTAATGTTAGGGTGAAGAATTACTTGGAATTGGTGGGATACGATAAGTGGGCTAGGTCATATGCAATAGTTCATAGGAGATGGACTTTAACATCAAATATTACAGAGTCAATTAATGTCGCACTGGTTTCAACTAGAGAACTTCCAATATACGCTTTTTTAGAGGAAGTTAGATTGATGTTTGATAGATGTAACTGTAAAAACAGACAGAAGGCATTGTACACGCTGACAAATGTTATTAAAAATTTCAAGCAATTCTCTAATAGAATGAAGCAGCGTGTACAC GTTATACCAGCGTCAGAGTACGTCTATACAGTCCACGACAAGGAgaaatattttattgtttacctaaaggaaaaaaaatattcttgtcatCCATTCCAATTGGATGAGATACCATGTGTGCATGCTTGTGTTGTACTTGATAGCAAAAATCTTGAAAAAGAATCATATTGCTCTAATCTGTACAAGTCAAAAACTGTGTTGAGAACGTATGATCTTCTTGTATATCCTCTACCACATAAAAATGACTGGGTGATACCTCAGAAAATATTAGAGGATGTAGTTTTGCCCTCAAAATACAAGTGGCCCCctggaagacctgcaaagaaggagcGTGGTAAATCTGGAAAAGACATGTTCGGAAAGAAATGCAAAATTGTTGTAGTTCATGTGGACTAA